Proteins from a single region of Novosphingobium sp. EMRT-2:
- a CDS encoding transglycosylase SLT domain-containing protein: MAADLPPVVIEERVQCSIAAALRYNIPANVMLAVAEQENGRPGARVQNTNNTADLGSMQLNSSYIQSLARYGIRPEYVLAPGCYSYNLAAWRIRNHIRDDNGDLWTRVANYHSRTPVHNARYRAAIMAKAARWEAWLSSRYNTYSVNGVPISGGGPAARSASSPLTITAADAGDRGQLAAVAQPAIVQPQASADASAGYVASILAAAFNARITDTWRALEANYGAANSFHKYGQAVDFVPRAGLHTITREQIRAVMAQHGIRVAELLGPGDRGHSDHWHLAFYTGDQTRPLDRAQIVVARAERGIGGLTSAAVRPMASYEAAPVPQARIMAARPNAAPISVAVNFRRDMLHPVPGDPAADERFIPRTITASN; the protein is encoded by the coding sequence ATGGCCGCTGATCTGCCTCCGGTTGTGATAGAAGAACGGGTGCAATGCTCGATCGCGGCGGCGCTGCGCTATAACATTCCGGCGAACGTCATGTTAGCGGTCGCGGAGCAAGAGAACGGGCGGCCCGGTGCGCGCGTCCAGAACACCAATAACACCGCCGATCTTGGCTCGATGCAGCTCAATTCCAGCTATATTCAATCGCTGGCGCGCTACGGCATCCGGCCTGAATATGTGCTTGCGCCGGGGTGCTACTCCTACAATCTCGCCGCTTGGCGTATCCGAAACCATATCCGCGACGACAATGGCGACCTGTGGACGCGGGTTGCCAATTATCACTCCCGAACGCCGGTCCATAATGCCCGGTATCGTGCGGCGATTATGGCGAAGGCGGCACGCTGGGAGGCATGGCTTTCCTCGCGCTACAACACCTATAGCGTGAACGGCGTGCCGATCAGCGGCGGCGGTCCTGCTGCGCGATCGGCGTCAAGCCCGCTCACGATCACGGCGGCCGACGCCGGGGACAGGGGCCAGCTCGCGGCCGTGGCGCAACCGGCGATCGTCCAGCCTCAAGCCAGCGCCGACGCCTCGGCGGGCTATGTCGCCTCGATCTTGGCCGCTGCCTTCAATGCACGTATAACGGATACGTGGCGGGCGCTGGAAGCCAATTACGGGGCCGCCAACAGCTTTCACAAATATGGGCAGGCGGTGGATTTCGTGCCGCGTGCCGGGCTGCACACGATCACGCGCGAGCAAATCCGCGCCGTGATGGCGCAACATGGTATTCGCGTGGCGGAGCTGCTGGGACCGGGGGACAGGGGCCATTCCGATCATTGGCATCTGGCGTTCTATACCGGCGATCAGACTCGGCCGCTCGATCGCGCTCAAATTGTCGTCGCCAGAGCGGAACGCGGGATAGGGGGCCTAACCTCGGCGGCCGTGCGGCCGATGGCCAGCTATGAGGCTGCGCCAGTTCCACAAGCCCGCATCATGGCGGCTCGGCCGAACGCCGCGCCTATTTCCGTTGCGGTGAATTTCCGGCGCGACATGCTGCATCCGGTGCCCGGCGATCCTGCGGCCGACGAACGGTTTATTCCGCGCACAATCACCGCCAGCAATTGA
- a CDS encoding helix-turn-helix domain-containing protein, translated as MSAQDEIIEEGSGNVFADLGFADPDTHLLKAQLVTRVAEAMQERKLTQIAAAKVTGSTQPELSRILRGQFRSVSVERLLAMLTRLGCKVDIVVRPQGRTTESAVIHFA; from the coding sequence ATGAGCGCACAGGACGAAATCATTGAGGAAGGCAGCGGCAATGTCTTTGCCGATCTAGGCTTTGCCGATCCCGACACCCACCTTTTGAAAGCCCAGCTCGTTACCCGTGTGGCCGAGGCCATGCAGGAGCGGAAATTGACGCAGATCGCCGCCGCCAAGGTTACGGGATCTACTCAACCGGAATTGTCGCGCATCCTGCGAGGCCAGTTCCGCAGCGTCTCGGTTGAGCGGCTTCTAGCCATGCTCACCCGGCTTGGCTGCAAGGTCGATATTGTGGTGCGTCCGCAGGGGCGGACCACTGAATCGGCCGTGATCCACTTCGCCTAA
- a CDS encoding type II toxin-antitoxin system RelE/ParE family toxin yields MDTERPVRWVASSKRDFREFPDDVQDVMGYALHLAQQGGQHASTKPLKGFGGAGVVEIIDDYQGDTFRTVYTVKFAEAVYVLHAFQKKSKQGKATPQADMDLIRTRLKTAEEHHRQHQTPRGTA; encoded by the coding sequence ATGGATACGGAACGGCCGGTTCGATGGGTGGCATCGTCAAAGCGCGATTTTCGGGAGTTCCCGGACGATGTGCAGGACGTAATGGGCTATGCCCTGCACCTCGCGCAGCAAGGCGGGCAGCACGCCAGCACTAAGCCGTTGAAGGGCTTTGGCGGCGCTGGCGTGGTCGAGATAATAGACGACTACCAAGGCGATACGTTCCGCACGGTCTATACGGTCAAATTTGCGGAGGCGGTCTATGTCCTGCACGCCTTCCAGAAGAAATCCAAGCAGGGCAAGGCCACGCCGCAGGCCGATATGGATTTGATCCGAACGCGGCTGAAAACCGCCGAGGAGCATCACCGGCAACACCAGACCCCGCGAGGCACAGCATGA
- a CDS encoding sigma factor-like helix-turn-helix DNA-binding protein, translating into MVDSSNIYREQQKAVALEFMEKALAILVEVDDSPADCYLQQSIDTCMASPRMTFPENEFWDCVDELPHLTDRALFLHRQNGLSVEQIAKRLGIEQKEAAERLSEGLALVRGSFSVAEH; encoded by the coding sequence ATGGTTGATTCTTCCAATATCTACCGGGAGCAGCAAAAAGCGGTTGCCCTAGAGTTCATGGAAAAAGCTCTAGCGATACTCGTTGAGGTCGATGATTCCCCGGCAGATTGTTATCTGCAACAATCAATAGATACGTGCATGGCGTCACCACGCATGACATTTCCCGAAAACGAGTTTTGGGACTGCGTGGATGAATTGCCGCATTTGACTGACCGGGCCTTGTTCCTGCATCGCCAGAACGGGCTTTCAGTCGAGCAAATCGCCAAGCGACTAGGCATCGAGCAGAAAGAGGCGGCCGAACGGCTTTCGGAAGGGCTGGCCCTTGTTCGCGGCTCATTCAGCGTGGCGGAACACTAA
- a CDS encoding response regulator — MAADILMDAGYRVFEACEAADALAILDGRDDIGAVFTDIEMPGMTGLALAAAVRDRWPSMPVLVTSGRVRPGSGELPNGAAYIAKPYMPGELVATLGKMLPAPDSGD, encoded by the coding sequence ATGGCGGCGGACATTCTCATGGATGCTGGCTATCGCGTTTTTGAGGCGTGCGAGGCGGCCGATGCTCTGGCGATCCTTGACGGCCGCGATGATATTGGCGCGGTGTTCACCGATATTGAAATGCCCGGAATGACGGGCCTCGCCCTAGCCGCTGCTGTCCGCGACCGTTGGCCCTCCATGCCGGTCCTTGTTACCTCTGGCCGCGTGCGACCAGGTTCGGGCGAATTGCCGAACGGAGCTGCCTATATCGCCAAGCCCTACATGCCCGGTGAATTGGTCGCCACGCTCGGCAAGATGCTCCCTGCCCCTGATTCCGGCGATTAG
- a CDS encoding diguanylate cyclase, with protein sequence MTPNNLLTAHGAFSGSNPALARKIAQHVTAGLAVTQEWLDEITAADETIDKHDGIQHLMARLETTLESFSKNANDTRSATADYTDELEQHVAELDQVQGTGQILSSLADLAKAMLERTRKLETDMRRSEEEAKALRRSLEQARREAEIDHMTGLPNRRAFDAVLEREYRDARSSLDPLAVAFCDIDHFKRINDTHGHDAGDRVIRLIAEMLATISDDNCHVARHGGEEFVMLFRGLSLSEAHKKLDGLREQMAERRLRNRKTDEPLGQITFSAGIADVFDFPDPRAALKAADEALYAAKQGGRNQVMIAPKGGTEAT encoded by the coding sequence GTGACGCCCAATAATCTCCTCACCGCCCACGGGGCCTTTTCAGGGTCCAATCCCGCCCTTGCGCGCAAGATCGCCCAGCATGTGACCGCTGGCCTAGCGGTGACACAGGAATGGCTGGACGAGATCACGGCGGCAGACGAGACGATCGACAAGCACGATGGCATCCAGCACCTTATGGCGAGGCTGGAAACAACGCTCGAAAGTTTCTCGAAGAACGCCAACGACACGCGCAGCGCGACGGCCGATTATACCGACGAGCTGGAACAGCATGTGGCCGAGCTGGATCAGGTTCAGGGAACCGGGCAAATCCTTTCCAGCCTAGCGGATTTGGCGAAGGCGATGCTTGAGCGAACCCGCAAGCTCGAAACCGACATGCGGCGCAGCGAGGAGGAGGCCAAGGCGCTTCGCCGTAGTCTGGAACAGGCGCGGCGTGAGGCAGAGATTGACCACATGACCGGCCTTCCCAATCGCCGGGCTTTCGATGCGGTCCTAGAGCGGGAATATCGGGACGCCAGATCGAGCCTTGACCCGCTGGCCGTGGCGTTCTGCGATATAGACCATTTTAAGCGTATCAATGATACGCACGGCCATGATGCAGGCGATCGGGTCATTCGACTTATCGCGGAAATGCTCGCTACGATTTCGGACGATAATTGCCATGTAGCGCGCCACGGTGGAGAGGAATTTGTTATGCTGTTCCGGGGCCTCAGCCTGTCCGAAGCGCATAAGAAACTTGACGGCTTGCGCGAACAAATGGCCGAACGTCGCTTGCGAAACCGCAAGACGGATGAACCATTGGGCCAAATTACTTTTTCCGCTGGCATTGCGGACGTGTTTGATTTCCCCGATCCAAGGGCGGCCCTCAAAGCGGCCGATGAAGCCCTTTACGCTGCAAAGCAGGGCGGCCGAAACCAAGTGATGATTGCTCCCAAGGGCGGCACGGAGGCCACATGA
- a CDS encoding ExeA family protein, with amino-acid sequence MLADVQSSYGLARPFQGVGNFETEHQRNLVREVCAAVQTGRLIVVSGLVGSGKTHLLRRIEDELARAGKVAVAKSLAVDKRRTSLPSLIEALFYDLSPGDRAQVKIPKQAERRERDLRDIMRKGKRPVVLVVDEAHDLHHKTLTGLKRLMEVVADAGVLLSVLLVGHPRLRNDLRRPQMEEIGYRTTTFDYEGIGAERRDYVAWLLGACAAEGVKVADLMEEDAIDLIAERLRTPLQIEMHLTLAFEQGFRFAAKPVTAEIVEQVLSRAIDDLEPTLTRNGYDAGSLVSQLNSRPSDVRAFLAGTLDPEHTRELTERLREAGVPI; translated from the coding sequence ATGCTCGCTGACGTTCAATCCAGCTACGGGCTCGCCCGCCCGTTCCAAGGCGTCGGCAACTTCGAGACCGAGCATCAGCGCAACCTTGTGCGGGAAGTCTGCGCAGCGGTTCAGACCGGCAGGCTTATCGTCGTCTCCGGCCTGGTCGGATCGGGCAAGACGCACCTCCTGCGCCGCATCGAGGACGAGCTGGCCAGGGCGGGCAAGGTCGCTGTTGCCAAGTCGCTCGCAGTCGACAAGCGCCGCACGTCGCTGCCGTCGCTGATCGAAGCGCTTTTCTACGACCTCTCACCCGGCGACCGCGCCCAGGTGAAGATCCCCAAGCAGGCCGAGCGCCGCGAGCGCGACCTGCGCGACATCATGCGCAAGGGCAAGCGCCCGGTCGTGCTGGTCGTCGACGAGGCGCACGACCTCCACCACAAGACGCTGACCGGCCTCAAGCGGCTCATGGAGGTGGTGGCCGATGCCGGCGTGCTGCTGTCGGTCCTGCTGGTCGGCCATCCCCGGCTCCGAAACGATCTGCGCCGTCCGCAGATGGAGGAGATCGGCTATCGCACCACTACGTTCGACTATGAAGGCATCGGTGCCGAACGCCGGGACTATGTCGCCTGGCTGCTCGGCGCCTGCGCGGCCGAGGGCGTCAAGGTCGCCGACCTGATGGAGGAGGATGCGATCGACCTCATTGCGGAGCGTCTGCGTACGCCGCTCCAGATCGAGATGCACCTGACGCTCGCCTTCGAGCAGGGCTTCCGTTTCGCCGCCAAGCCCGTCACGGCCGAGATCGTCGAGCAGGTGCTGTCACGCGCGATTGACGACCTCGAACCAACGCTGACGCGCAACGGCTACGATGCGGGTTCGCTTGTCAGCCAGCTTAACAGTCGCCCATCCGACGTTCGCGCGTTTCTCGCCGGAACCTTGGACCCGGAACACACCCGCGAACTGACCGAGCGGCTCCGGGAAGCGGGAGTGCCGATATGA
- a CDS encoding DDE-type integrase/transposase/recombinase: MADRAKRPPGEALVDLRRRLSLLPSRDPGRTEIIARAAEAYGISIWTLYRALRELNRPRSVRRSDHGATRVAPQVEMERYAEIVAALKIRTTNKKGRHVSTARAIEFLETDGVETPEGLVKVAPGLLKRATIDRLLRASGLDYARVTRPHAAVRFQARRSNELWHFDMSPSDLKQVEAPLWIEQGRGKPTLMLFSVVDDCSGVVYQEYRSVYGEDAESALRFLFNAFAAKPEPELPFQGLPVTIYMDNGPVSRSRVFQSVMGSLGVRVLTHLPPKSDDRHTAARAKGKVERPFRTIKEVHETLYHFHKPKDEAEANLWMRRALVTYNNGDHRSEPHARVEHWLRHLPGEGVRAMCSWERFCAFAREPERRTVAGDATVSVEGASYEVEPELAGETVTLLWGLFDQQLFVEHDGKRHGPYEPSRGAVPLYRYRKYQKSRAEERLDKVVRLADQLGLPRATVTGGDRPLPSLPPSTAGLAVRQTPFPEPIAETAYPTGLAARHAIVDQLRRPLGSLPEADRAFIDALLGETLDKTIIAHRIRERFQARRGTS, encoded by the coding sequence ATGGCTGACCGGGCGAAGCGGCCGCCCGGAGAGGCGCTGGTCGACCTTCGCCGACGATTGTCGCTGTTGCCCTCACGCGACCCCGGTCGCACCGAGATCATCGCCCGCGCGGCCGAGGCTTATGGCATTTCGATCTGGACCCTGTACCGGGCGCTGCGCGAGCTGAACCGGCCGAGGTCGGTGCGCCGATCCGATCACGGCGCAACGCGGGTCGCCCCGCAGGTCGAGATGGAGCGCTACGCCGAGATCGTCGCCGCTCTTAAGATCAGGACCACCAACAAGAAGGGCCGGCACGTCTCGACCGCTCGCGCCATCGAATTTCTGGAGACCGATGGCGTCGAGACACCCGAGGGCTTGGTCAAGGTCGCACCCGGCCTGCTGAAGCGGGCGACGATTGACCGGCTGCTCCGCGCGTCGGGGCTGGACTATGCCCGCGTGACCCGCCCGCACGCGGCGGTGCGCTTCCAGGCGCGGCGATCCAACGAGTTGTGGCACTTCGACATGAGCCCGTCCGACCTCAAGCAGGTCGAGGCGCCGCTTTGGATCGAGCAAGGGCGCGGCAAACCGACGCTGATGCTGTTCTCGGTCGTCGATGACTGCTCGGGCGTGGTCTATCAGGAATATCGCAGCGTCTATGGCGAAGATGCCGAGTCCGCGCTGCGCTTCCTGTTCAACGCCTTTGCCGCCAAGCCCGAGCCCGAACTGCCGTTCCAAGGTCTGCCGGTCACGATCTACATGGACAACGGCCCGGTCAGCCGGTCGCGCGTGTTCCAGTCGGTGATGGGCAGCCTGGGCGTGCGCGTCCTTACCCATCTGCCGCCCAAGTCTGACGACCGGCACACCGCGGCCCGCGCCAAGGGCAAGGTCGAGCGGCCGTTCCGCACGATCAAGGAGGTGCACGAGACGCTGTACCACTTCCACAAGCCAAAGGACGAGGCGGAAGCCAACCTGTGGATGCGGCGTGCGCTGGTCACCTACAACAACGGCGACCATCGCTCCGAGCCGCACGCGCGGGTCGAACATTGGCTGCGGCATTTGCCCGGCGAGGGCGTGCGCGCCATGTGCTCTTGGGAGCGGTTCTGCGCTTTCGCGCGCGAACCCGAGCGGCGCACCGTTGCTGGCGACGCGACCGTATCGGTCGAGGGCGCTTCCTACGAGGTTGAGCCCGAACTTGCCGGTGAGACGGTGACGTTGCTCTGGGGTTTGTTCGACCAGCAGCTCTTCGTGGAGCATGACGGCAAGCGGCATGGTCCCTACGAACCGTCGCGCGGCGCAGTGCCGCTCTACCGCTATCGCAAGTACCAGAAGAGCCGCGCCGAGGAGCGGCTCGACAAGGTGGTCCGGCTTGCCGACCAGCTCGGGCTTCCCCGCGCGACGGTGACTGGCGGCGACCGGCCACTGCCATCACTGCCGCCCTCCACCGCAGGGCTCGCGGTGCGGCAAACTCCTTTCCCGGAACCGATTGCCGAGACGGCATATCCGACCGGGCTCGCGGCGCGCCATGCCATCGTCGATCAGCTTCGAAGACCGCTCGGCTCGCTGCCCGAGGCGGACCGCGCCTTCATCGACGCGCTGCTCGGCGAGACGCTGGACAAGACCATCATCGCCCACCGCATCCGCGAGCGGTTCCAGGCAAGACGGGGGACAAGCTGA
- a CDS encoding recombinase family protein, with protein sequence MRVGYARVSTSDQNPELQLDALRRAGCDRVFTEKASGARDDRPELARILGDVLRAGDTLVVWKLDRLARSLKKLIATAEELEREKIGLVSLTESIDTTTPGGMLTFHVFGAIAQFERALIRERTTAGLVEARRQGRKGGRPSAMRPSDVAAARAMMKEGTLPVRDIAKRMGVSVATLYRYAGKRGSGAPAKEPAAAHG encoded by the coding sequence ATGCGGGTCGGCTATGCCAGGGTCAGCACCAGCGACCAGAATCCGGAGCTTCAGCTTGACGCATTGCGCCGCGCTGGCTGCGACCGGGTGTTCACCGAGAAGGCGTCAGGTGCGCGTGATGACCGGCCCGAATTGGCGCGCATCCTGGGCGACGTGCTGCGTGCAGGCGACACGCTGGTCGTTTGGAAGCTGGATCGCCTCGCCCGCTCGCTCAAGAAGCTGATCGCCACGGCCGAGGAGTTGGAGCGCGAAAAGATCGGACTGGTGTCGCTGACGGAGAGCATCGACACCACCACGCCTGGGGGCATGCTCACCTTTCACGTGTTCGGCGCCATCGCGCAGTTCGAGCGGGCCCTGATCCGGGAGCGGACTACCGCAGGGCTGGTGGAGGCGCGTCGGCAGGGCCGCAAAGGTGGCCGCCCGTCGGCAATGCGCCCGAGCGACGTCGCTGCGGCACGGGCGATGATGAAGGAGGGGACATTGCCGGTGCGCGACATCGCCAAGCGCATGGGCGTGTCGGTGGCGACCCTCTATCGCTACGCCGGTAAGCGCGGCAGCGGCGCACCGGCCAAGGAGCCTGCCGCAGCCCATGGCTGA
- a CDS encoding family 1 glycosylhydrolase has translation MSVVLAKVWEICTMKRHLELWGGPECTINRVRDTYQDQFERCGHYDRIDDLNLFADIGITTIRYPILWECIAPDRPGQHLWQGVDARIDRLRAHGIDVIAGLVHHGSGPSYTHLLDDDGFARGLADFAARVAERYSWINQWTPVNEPLTTARFSALYGHWYPHVRDEGAFWRALLNQIDGTRLAMQAIRRVNPAARLVQTEDLGRTFATAELREQAAFENIRRWATWDLLFGRVRRGHPLWRRMAAHGLEHRLEAIAADPCPPDIIGINHYLTSERFLDHRMQRYPAHAHGGNDGQRYADVEAIRVLEPPPPGLRGVIEEAWDRYATPIAVTEVHNGCTREEQLRWLAEAWDCAEDLRNEGVDVRAITLWSLLGSSGWNTLLTAPGIYEPGIFDVSSGTPRATALAALGTALATGAARHPLAAQPGWWRRPIRLEYPAVRRPAPAVQHRADSCRERAPMGRPLLIMGATGTLGQAFARACTLRNIPHVLTARHALDITSEASIGAALDRHDPWAVVNAAGWVRVDEAESHAARCFAANSDGPVRLARMAEERGLATLNVSSDLVFGGKAEGAYVETDAPDPRNVYGESKARMEEGLLALAGTHLIVRTAAFFSPHDEFNFAVAVARALTAGQPFEAAADQRITPTYVPHLVRVALDLLIDGEQGLWHLTNETELSWAEFAEAVADSLNLPRHLIRAVPGARLNQMAPRPSRVPLATGRGAHLPSLADALGEFARHEKRQQAVRELA, from the coding sequence ATGTCAGTCGTTCTGGCGAAGGTCTGGGAGATATGTACGATGAAGAGGCATCTGGAATTATGGGGTGGGCCGGAGTGCACCATCAACAGGGTTCGGGATACATATCAGGATCAGTTCGAGCGATGCGGCCACTATGATCGGATCGACGATCTGAATCTATTTGCCGACATCGGCATAACGACGATCCGTTATCCTATATTATGGGAATGCATTGCGCCTGATCGGCCCGGACAGCATCTCTGGCAGGGCGTGGATGCGCGGATCGACCGGCTGCGCGCACATGGCATCGACGTCATTGCCGGGCTTGTCCATCACGGCAGCGGTCCCTCCTACACGCATCTCCTCGACGATGACGGTTTCGCGCGGGGTCTCGCTGATTTCGCGGCCCGCGTTGCGGAGCGCTATTCCTGGATCAACCAGTGGACGCCGGTCAATGAGCCGCTCACCACGGCGCGCTTTTCGGCGCTTTATGGCCATTGGTATCCGCATGTCCGCGACGAGGGCGCGTTCTGGCGCGCGCTCCTCAACCAGATCGACGGAACCCGGCTCGCGATGCAGGCCATTCGCAGGGTCAATCCCGCCGCGCGGCTCGTTCAGACGGAGGATCTCGGCCGCACCTTCGCCACTGCCGAGTTGCGCGAGCAGGCTGCGTTCGAGAATATCCGGCGCTGGGCGACATGGGACCTGCTGTTCGGGCGCGTACGGCGCGGTCATCCGCTGTGGCGGCGCATGGCCGCGCACGGGCTGGAGCACAGGCTGGAGGCCATTGCGGCCGATCCCTGTCCGCCAGACATCATCGGCATCAACCATTATCTGACCAGCGAGCGGTTCCTCGACCATCGCATGCAGCGCTATCCCGCCCATGCGCATGGCGGCAATGACGGGCAGCGCTATGCCGATGTCGAGGCGATCCGGGTGCTGGAGCCGCCCCCGCCCGGTCTGAGGGGCGTGATAGAGGAGGCGTGGGACCGCTATGCGACCCCGATCGCGGTCACCGAAGTCCATAATGGCTGCACGCGCGAGGAGCAGCTGCGCTGGCTGGCGGAGGCGTGGGATTGCGCCGAGGATCTGCGCAATGAGGGCGTGGACGTGCGAGCGATCACGCTCTGGTCGCTGCTCGGCAGTAGCGGATGGAACACGCTGCTGACCGCCCCCGGCATCTATGAGCCGGGCATATTCGACGTCAGTAGCGGAACGCCGCGCGCGACCGCTCTCGCAGCGCTCGGCACGGCTCTGGCCACTGGCGCTGCACGGCATCCGCTTGCAGCGCAGCCGGGCTGGTGGCGTCGGCCGATCCGGCTTGAATATCCCGCCGTCCGCCGTCCTGCCCCGGCCGTGCAGCACCGGGCGGACAGTTGCAGGGAGCGTGCGCCCATGGGTCGGCCCCTCCTGATCATGGGCGCGACAGGAACCCTGGGGCAAGCGTTCGCGCGGGCCTGTACGCTCCGCAACATACCGCATGTGCTGACGGCGCGGCACGCGCTCGACATCACCAGCGAGGCCAGCATCGGGGCTGCGCTGGACCGGCACGATCCCTGGGCAGTGGTGAACGCCGCCGGCTGGGTACGGGTCGACGAGGCGGAAAGCCATGCCGCCCGTTGTTTTGCGGCGAACAGCGACGGCCCGGTCCGCCTTGCGCGGATGGCGGAGGAGCGGGGGCTTGCCACCCTCAATGTCTCAAGCGACCTCGTCTTCGGGGGCAAGGCGGAAGGGGCCTATGTCGAAACCGACGCGCCCGACCCGCGCAACGTCTATGGCGAGAGCAAGGCGCGCATGGAGGAGGGACTTCTCGCCCTGGCGGGGACGCATCTCATCGTTCGCACCGCAGCCTTCTTCTCTCCCCATGACGAGTTCAACTTTGCCGTCGCGGTCGCTCGCGCCCTGACGGCGGGGCAGCCGTTCGAGGCCGCGGCGGACCAGCGGATCACGCCGACCTATGTGCCGCATCTCGTCAGGGTCGCGCTCGACCTCCTGATCGACGGTGAGCAGGGCCTCTGGCACCTCACCAATGAGACGGAGCTATCATGGGCAGAGTTCGCGGAAGCCGTCGCGGACAGCCTGAACCTGCCCCGGCATCTGATCCGCGCCGTGCCGGGCGCCCGCCTGAACCAAATGGCGCCACGCCCCTCCCGCGTACCGCTCGCGACGGGGCGCGGGGCGCACCTGCCGTCTCTTGCGGATGCCCTCGGCGAGTTTGCGCGGCATGAGAAGAGGCAGCAAGCGGTGCGCGAGCTTGCATGA